In Musa acuminata AAA Group cultivar baxijiao chromosome BXJ2-10, Cavendish_Baxijiao_AAA, whole genome shotgun sequence, a genomic segment contains:
- the LOC135624243 gene encoding RING-H2 finger protein ATL46-like, with product MVATDCLSLRAPCLLPQISHGSGVSPHHPSPCLNKLQRDSVPTRSSSSSPSSSRISPAVLFVIVILAVIFFVSGLLHLILRFVIRKRHAAPSSRAAAAAADLPGSDVLQRQLQQLFHLHDCGLDQALIDALPVFLYRDIVGSKEPFDCAVCLCEFDGTDELRLLPVCGHAFHLACIDTWLLSNSTCPLCRGSLFLPGLMADSPVFDLGYLREEREIPGERAAAQGDDIVTDKKVFPVRLGKFKNLVTDNDVGGGEGHGNEDSGITVCNVRREEGETSSSNLDARRCFSMGSYQYVVADANLQVAFKSCSATRNGDARGVRGRDARGNCTGNESVEGKRLSIGGRRESFSVSKIWLWSNKKGKAPISSDVTAFDANLPWKAMAAGD from the coding sequence ATGGTTGCCACTGACTGCTTGTCCCTCAGAGCTCCTTGCCTTCTCCCTCAGATCAGTCATGGAAGTGGTGTCTCCCCTCACCACCCTTCTCCATGCCTCAACAAGCTTCAGAGGGACTCCGTCCCTAcccggtcttcttcttcttctccatcaaGCAGCAGGATAAGCCCTGCCGTGCTCTTCGTCATTGTCATTCTGGCAGTCATCTTCTTCGTCTCCGGCCTCCTCCACCTCATCCTCAGGTTCGTCATCAGGAAGCGCCACGCTGCCCCGTCCTCCCGCGCCGCCGCCGCAGCGGCCGACCTGCCGGGCTCGGACGTGCTGCAGCGCCAGCTGCAGCAGCTTTTCCACCTCCACGACTGCGGCCTCGACCAGGCCCTCATCGATGCGCTGCCTGTCTTCCTCTACAGGGACATCGTCGGCTCCAAGGAACCCTTCGATTGCGCCGTCTGCCTGTGCGAGTTCGACGGGACGGACGAGCTCCGGCTGCTGCCCGTCTGCGGCCACGCCTTCCACCTCGCATGCATCGACACCTGGCTGCTCTCCAATTCCACCTGCCCGCTCTGCCGGGGCTCGCTCTTCCTGCCGGGCCTGATGGCCGACAGCCCGGTGTTCGACTTGGGGTACTTGAGGGAGGAGCGGGAAATCCCGGGCGAGCGGGCGGCCGCCCAAGGGGACGACATCGTCACGGACAAAAAGGTGTTCCCTGTGAGGCTTGGCAAGTTCAAGAACTTGGTCACCGACAACGATGTCGGTGGTGGTGAGGGTCATGGCAATGAGGACAGTGGTATCACCGTTTGCAACGTGAGAAGAGAGGAAGGGGAGACCAGCAGTAGCAATCTGGATGCGAGGAGGTGCTTCTCCATGGGCTCCTATCAGTATGTGGTTGCTGATGCCAATCTGCAAGTGGCTTTCAAGAGCTGTTCTGCTACCAGGAATGGCGATGCAAGAGGAGTCAGAGGAAGGGATGCGAGAGGCAACTGTACAGGTAATGAGTCCGTGGAAGGGAAGAGATTGAGTATCGGCGGCAGGCGCGAGAGCTTCTCGGTGTCAAAAATCTGGCTGTGGTCTAACAAGAAGGGGAAGGCCCCAATTTCTTCAGATGTTACAGCTTTTGATGCCAACTTGCCGTGGAAGGCGATGGCAGCCGGTGATTGA